The region CCAGGTGTAAGGCTATCCATCACCTCATGCCCTACAGCTCTTTCTTTAACCTTCTTCACAAAATCTTTAACTACTTTATAGTTAACATCAGCCTCCAGTAAAGCTAATTTAACTTCTCGCATTGCATTTTTTACATCTTTCTCAGAAAGCTTACCTTTCCCCTTTAGCTTCCCTAAGGCATTCTGAAGCTTTTCAGCTAAACTTTCAAAAACCATTATTTACCCTCCTGGTTTGATTCTAAAATATCTAAAACTATTTCACGAATCTTTTTGGTATTATCTTTTATATCATCAGAACCCAACTTATCTGCTTGATTCTCTATAACATTAATATGCTTTAATATATGTTTAACCTTATATTTATTTAAATTAAATTTTTCTACTAATCCTAACTGTTCTTCATACATATATAAGCGATTCTCTGCCCGTTTTAAAATATCATACACACCTTGTCTACTTATATCTAGCTGTTCTGCTATTTCACTAAGAGACAAATCATGCATATAATAAAATTCAACAACATTATGCTGCTTATTACTTAAAAGTTTTCCATAAAAATCAAACAGCATCCCTATTTCAATAGCCTTTTCAAACATTAAAATCACCAACAAGTTAGTGTAAAGTTTTTAACTTGACAGAAGTATTTTATAATATATTTTCCTTTTTGTCAACAATTTTATTCTGAAAATAATGCATCTACAAAATTATTAGGGTCAAAATCTTGTAAATCCTCAATACCTTCTCCAACTCCAACAAGCTTTACTGGTACTTTCAATTCTGATTGGACTGCAAGTACAACTCCACCTTTAGCTGTACCATCTAATTTGGTTAAAGCTAAGCCAGTGATATTACATGCTTCTTTAAACGTACGTGCTTGCATAATGGCATTTTGTCCAGTAGTAGCATCTAATACTAAAAGAACTTCTCTTGTTGCCTCTGAATATTCTCTATCTACAATTCTAAAGATTTTGTTCAATTCATTCATTAAATTCTTTTTATTATGCAATCTACCTGCTGTATCACAAATTAATATATCTGCCTTTCTCGCTTTAGCTGCTTGAATAGCATCAAATATAACTGCTGCAGGGTCACTTCCTTCCTTGTTTGCTATAATATCAACTCCAGCTCTATTACACCACTCACTCAATTGCTCAATTGCTGCAGCTCTAAACGTATCTCCTGCTGCTACTAATACTTTTTTTCCTTCACTCTTAAATCTATGTGCTAACTTTCCTATAGTTGTAGTTTTACCAACACCATTTACACCAACCACTAATAGAATTGCAGGAGCAGGTTCTAAATCAAGTTTATTATTAGTTTCATAATCTGTTAATAGCTCTGTTATTTCTTCTTTTAATAAATTGTTTATTTCACTTGGGTCTTCAATTTTTCTCTCACGAACCTTATCTTTTAAATCTTCAATTATTTTAAGTGTTGTATTAACCCCTACATCTGCTGTTATTAAAATTTCTTCTAATTCTTCAAAAAGTTCTTCATCAATTTTTTTATAACTCTTTAGAACATTATCTACCTTCTCTGTAATCCCCTTTCTTGTCTTTTCTAATCCTTTTTTCAATCTACCAAATAGCCCTATTTTTTTCTTTTTCTCTTTTTCTTGATTTTCGCCATTATCTAATTCCTCTAT is a window of Caldisalinibacter kiritimatiensis DNA encoding:
- the ftsY gene encoding signal recognition particle-docking protein FtsY; the encoded protein is FKKNKNEEINKNEEIKNNEEVNEQEKDDLEETEIEELDNGENQEKEKKKKIGLFGRLKKGLEKTRKGITEKVDNVLKSYKKIDEELFEELEEILITADVGVNTTLKIIEDLKDKVRERKIEDPSEINNLLKEEITELLTDYETNNKLDLEPAPAILLVVGVNGVGKTTTIGKLAHRFKSEGKKVLVAAGDTFRAAAIEQLSEWCNRAGVDIIANKEGSDPAAVIFDAIQAAKARKADILICDTAGRLHNKKNLMNELNKIFRIVDREYSEATREVLLVLDATTGQNAIMQARTFKEACNITGLALTKLDGTAKGGVVLAVQSELKVPVKLVGVGEGIEDLQDFDPNNFVDALFSE
- the ylxM gene encoding YlxM family DNA-binding protein, with product MFEKAIEIGMLFDFYGKLLSNKQHNVVEFYYMHDLSLSEIAEQLDISRQGVYDILKRAENRLYMYEEQLGLVEKFNLNKYKVKHILKHINVIENQADKLGSDDIKDNTKKIREIVLDILESNQEGK